A window of the Microvirga terrae genome harbors these coding sequences:
- a CDS encoding AsmA family protein, with the protein MRDILTIIASIVILILAIAVAAPPFVDWEAHRDTIDRMISRASGTEARTEGDIGIRLLPEPRLTLGRLRLGGKTPDSPVLTADGVRAEVALTPLLRGEVRFTETRVGRADIRIPVSGDGDWRLPPDLVSGSGRGREWAIENLTVAQLLVTTQSASTGRTNQAFAENVAIEGQRLIGPWRVEGTTSGVPFRLVTGELAEDKTVQVKLSGGGDNYPRFDIDARLGLNEGSGEAATPQVAGKAKVLFGPPAQIAAAGIPIPIAVETEFKTVPGAVELNPASLEAGEGGASLRMTGQGRIGLNDPRISLKLEGRRLDADSFILSGNGQDFKSRLQGWSLPLIRVPIDLDLKIDSIGLGQEDLSNAVLRLSLDTGRATLDRIEFNAPGETRVAIEGQLGLTTRGGINGKVALASNGSDRLARYLARIGLNSPLLRVLDGRPVEASSEIAFSNPVLSFNRLRLKTGESVLTGNARYTAPEASERGKLEAQVAIQGLNLDDLPQVSSVFQATENLDVGFILDARGVSAGKSPATGRISARILSDGPALMVETLDIVDLAGANARVRGRIAPDGSGQITGKVTAQRANPLVDLLGSVWIGGISKLVPTFVREGALDLDVTSERVAPAPGSTELRLRTTAKGRVAGGPFEGQVDSLDGRTESLTIALSAENTGRWVNRATMAGLNRPSRVDLRGTRVGSGLFNVTLAGDIAGAKVATTRPFALSEADDVVDSGEVEISTPDITPFLLLLGDGAGVAPPVPVTGRVTLGRERGATLLDVNGKVSSDNVQARLVAASRSEISGDVSLGRLSLPWLVAALSLNVPGDQSATAIWSTARFGQSGRLVSGGQVTVRVGALELGRGLQASRASFVLGAQSDGISIRNLDATIGSGRITGSAAITRQEGTATIVGEGALEKVPLWALTGASPFEAVLSGPLRFGAAGTSLSELVANLGGAGDWQVTNLRLPAADPTVFDKALKRALAENDPLAEGKAEAIFGIELGRAPFNAAPIKTSAALVGGMLRLSPFVAESGSATWQGAVTYDLKTLQLDARGALTAKSSPPEWVGAPPSVGLSWQGSLSAPVRQIDAGPFRNGLAAIVLKRELEKIEAFERAAAERQRQIDAQREAERQRAKAAEEEALRQARARAEAERARRDAERLQQEQRNQPEQETAPSPAAAPPLTPPVQIGPPPSVYGTPTR; encoded by the coding sequence TTGCGCGATATCCTGACGATCATCGCATCCATCGTGATCCTGATCCTGGCGATCGCCGTAGCGGCGCCTCCCTTCGTCGACTGGGAGGCTCATCGCGACACGATCGACCGGATGATCTCGCGCGCATCCGGCACCGAGGCTCGCACCGAAGGCGACATCGGCATCCGGCTCCTGCCCGAGCCCCGCTTGACCCTCGGGCGCCTGAGGCTCGGCGGCAAGACGCCGGATTCGCCGGTTCTCACCGCCGACGGGGTCCGGGCCGAGGTAGCCCTAACCCCTCTGCTCCGAGGCGAGGTGCGGTTCACGGAGACGCGGGTGGGCCGGGCCGATATCCGCATCCCGGTCTCGGGCGACGGTGACTGGCGCCTGCCGCCCGATCTCGTATCGGGCAGCGGCCGCGGCCGCGAGTGGGCCATCGAGAACCTCACCGTGGCCCAGCTTCTGGTCACGACGCAGAGTGCCAGCACCGGCCGCACCAACCAGGCCTTCGCCGAGAACGTCGCCATCGAGGGCCAGAGGCTGATCGGCCCCTGGCGGGTCGAGGGGACGACCTCCGGGGTGCCGTTCCGGCTCGTCACGGGAGAACTGGCCGAGGACAAGACCGTTCAGGTCAAGCTCTCGGGTGGAGGCGACAATTATCCGCGCTTCGACATCGACGCCCGGCTGGGGCTGAACGAAGGAAGCGGCGAGGCCGCGACCCCGCAGGTCGCCGGCAAGGCGAAGGTCCTCTTCGGCCCTCCGGCTCAGATCGCAGCCGCGGGCATTCCGATCCCGATCGCGGTCGAAACCGAATTCAAGACGGTGCCTGGCGCCGTCGAGCTCAACCCGGCCAGCCTCGAGGCCGGCGAGGGCGGCGCCAGCCTGCGCATGACCGGACAAGGTCGGATCGGTCTCAACGATCCCCGCATCTCCCTGAAGCTCGAAGGCCGCCGGCTTGATGCGGACAGCTTCATCCTGTCCGGGAACGGGCAGGATTTTAAGAGCCGGCTGCAAGGATGGTCCCTGCCGCTGATCCGGGTGCCGATCGATCTCGATCTCAAGATCGACAGCATCGGCCTGGGCCAGGAGGATCTGTCGAACGCGGTCCTGCGGCTGTCTCTCGACACGGGCCGGGCGACTCTCGACCGGATCGAGTTCAATGCTCCTGGCGAGACCAGGGTGGCGATCGAAGGACAGCTCGGCCTGACCACCCGGGGCGGCATCAACGGCAAGGTGGCCCTGGCCTCCAACGGGTCCGACCGTCTGGCGCGCTATCTTGCGCGCATCGGCCTCAACTCGCCGCTGCTCAGGGTGCTCGACGGACGTCCCGTCGAGGCCTCTTCGGAGATCGCCTTCTCGAACCCCGTCCTGTCCTTCAACCGTCTGCGCCTCAAGACGGGCGAATCGGTCCTGACCGGGAACGCCCGCTATACGGCGCCGGAGGCCAGCGAGCGCGGCAAGCTGGAGGCCCAGGTGGCGATCCAGGGCCTGAACCTCGACGACCTGCCGCAGGTGTCGAGCGTCTTCCAGGCGACCGAGAACCTCGACGTCGGCTTCATCCTGGACGCCCGCGGCGTCAGTGCAGGCAAGAGCCCCGCCACCGGCCGGATCTCAGCCCGCATCCTGTCGGACGGGCCGGCGCTCATGGTCGAGACCCTCGACATCGTCGATCTCGCCGGGGCCAATGCCCGGGTGCGAGGGCGGATCGCCCCGGACGGTTCGGGGCAGATCACCGGAAAGGTCACCGCCCAGCGCGCCAATCCTCTGGTCGACCTCTTGGGAAGCGTATGGATCGGCGGAATCTCGAAGCTCGTCCCCACCTTCGTCCGTGAGGGCGCGCTCGATCTCGATGTCACGTCGGAGCGCGTCGCACCGGCGCCCGGGTCGACGGAGCTGCGCCTGCGCACGACCGCGAAGGGGCGGGTGGCCGGAGGGCCGTTCGAAGGGCAGGTCGACTCCCTCGACGGGCGGACCGAGAGCCTCACCATCGCGTTGTCGGCCGAGAATACGGGGCGCTGGGTCAACCGGGCGACCATGGCCGGGCTGAACCGGCCCTCCCGGGTCGACCTCCGGGGCACCCGGGTCGGGTCCGGATTGTTCAACGTCACCCTCGCGGGGGACATTGCCGGCGCCAAGGTCGCGACGACACGCCCCTTCGCCCTGAGCGAGGCGGATGACGTGGTGGACAGCGGCGAGGTCGAGATCTCGACGCCCGACATCACGCCCTTCCTGCTTCTCCTCGGGGACGGGGCGGGGGTCGCACCGCCGGTACCCGTGACCGGCCGCGTCACCCTGGGCCGGGAGCGGGGCGCGACCCTGCTCGACGTCAACGGCAAGGTCTCGAGCGACAACGTGCAGGCACGCCTCGTCGCGGCCTCCCGGTCGGAGATCAGCGGCGACGTCTCCCTCGGGCGGCTGTCCCTGCCATGGCTCGTGGCCGCCCTGTCGCTCAACGTGCCGGGAGACCAGAGCGCCACGGCGATCTGGTCGACCGCCCGCTTCGGGCAAAGTGGGCGCCTCGTCTCCGGCGGGCAGGTGACGGTCCGGGTCGGGGCCCTCGAGCTGGGCCGCGGCCTTCAGGCCAGCCGCGCCTCCTTCGTGCTCGGAGCGCAATCGGACGGGATCTCCATTCGCAATCTCGACGCCACCATCGGGTCGGGCCGGATCACGGGTTCGGCCGCTATCACACGGCAGGAAGGCACGGCCACCATCGTAGGCGAAGGCGCCCTGGAGAAGGTCCCCCTGTGGGCCCTGACCGGAGCCTCGCCGTTCGAGGCCGTTCTGTCGGGTCCGCTCCGATTCGGGGCTGCTGGCACGAGCCTGTCCGAACTCGTGGCCAATCTCGGCGGTGCCGGCGACTGGCAGGTCACCAATCTGCGCCTTCCCGCGGCCGACCCGACCGTGTTCGATAAGGCGCTCAAGCGGGCGCTCGCCGAGAACGATCCCCTGGCCGAGGGCAAGGCGGAAGCGATTTTCGGGATCGAACTCGGCCGGGCTCCCTTCAATGCGGCGCCGATCAAGACCTCGGCCGCCCTCGTCGGCGGAATGCTGCGGCTCTCGCCCTTCGTGGCCGAGAGCGGGTCGGCCACCTGGCAGGGCGCCGTCACCTACGATCTGAAGACCCTGCAGCTCGATGCCCGCGGAGCTCTCACCGCCAAGTCCTCGCCTCCGGAATGGGTCGGTGCGCCGCCCTCGGTCGGATTGAGCTGGCAGGGCTCCCTCTCGGCGCCCGTTCGTCAGATCGACGCGGGCCCGTTCCGCAACGGACTGGCCGCCATCGTGCTCAAGCGCGAGCTGGAGAAGATCGAGGCGTTCGAGCGCGCCGCGGCCGAACGTCAGCGCCAGATCGACGCGCAGCGCGAGGCCGAGCGGCAGAGGGCCAAGGCGGCCGAGGAAGAGGCTCTCCGCCAGGCCCGGGCCCGGGCGGAAGCCGAGCGCGCCCGCCGGGATGCGGAGCGGCTGCAACAGGAGCAGCGGAACCAGCCGGAGCAGGAGACCGCCCCCTCGCCGGCCGCCGCGCCGCCCCTGACCCCGCCAGTGCAGATCGGCCCGCCGCCCTCGGTCTACGGGACGCCCACGCGATAG
- a CDS encoding thioesterase family protein: MDKRTPVFFFAPFVSSTMRVEPAWIDYNGHMNMAYYHVLFDRAVEEGFSLVGLGHDYLEKRRASFFAAEIHTLYKRELKMHDRVRVTLQLVDFDEKRIHYYLEIRHATEGWVAASMEGLSLHVDMETRKVCPFPDDIAANLAVMKATHARLTKPQALGRVIGIPHKAEIQDALSASGTRH; this comes from the coding sequence ATGGACAAGCGCACGCCCGTGTTTTTCTTTGCGCCCTTCGTGTCCTCGACGATGCGGGTCGAACCCGCCTGGATCGACTATAACGGCCACATGAACATGGCCTATTACCACGTGCTCTTCGACCGGGCCGTCGAGGAAGGCTTCAGCCTCGTGGGGCTCGGCCACGATTACCTGGAAAAGCGCCGGGCATCGTTCTTCGCCGCCGAGATCCATACGCTCTACAAGCGCGAGCTGAAGATGCACGACCGCGTGCGCGTCACGCTTCAGCTGGTCGATTTCGACGAGAAGCGCATCCACTATTATCTGGAGATCCGCCACGCCACCGAGGGCTGGGTGGCGGCGTCCATGGAGGGGCTTTCCCTCCACGTGGACATGGAAACCCGGAAGGTCTGCCCCTTCCCCGACGACATCGCGGCCAACCTCGCCGTGATGAAGGCGACCCATGCCCGGCTGACGAAGCCGCAGGCCCTGGGCCGGGTCATCGGCATTCCGCACAAGGCCGAGATTCAGGATGCCCTGTCGGCGTCAGGCACGCGCCACTAG
- a CDS encoding ATP-dependent helicase → MNQSDPRPDPQDSLAHEPASGSLSARARAAVAPQSPYLNGLNPEQRAAVEATEGPVLVLAGAGTGKTRVLTTRIAHLIATGKAYPSQILAVTFTNKAAREMRERITSVIGPVAEGMQWLGTFHSIGTKILRRHAELVGLRSDFTILGTDDQLRLMKQVIEAEGIDEKRWPARQLAAHIDGWKNRGLGPDQVPAGEAGAFANGKGGRLYRAYQERLKVLNAVDFGDLLLECLRLWREHPDILEQYQNRFRYMLVDEYQDTNVAQYLWLRLLAQARKNLCCVGDDDQSIYGWRGAEVDNILRFEHDFPGATVIRLERNYRSTGHILSAASGLIAKNQGRLGKTLRTEDEAGEKVTITGAWDSEDEARLIGEEIEALHAKKHPLSEIAILVRISAQMREIEDRLVTLGVPYRVIGGPRFYERAEIRDALAYLRVVNQPADDLAFERIVNVPKRGLGDATIQVLHNHARAARVPLVEAARFIVETDELKPKPRATLRDLLISFGRWSKLSETMTQSEVAQTVLEESGYTDMWQKDKSADAAGRLENLKELVRSMEEFPDLQSFLEHVSLVMEANESDTAERVSLMTLHAAKGLEFNTVFLPGWEEGLFPNQRALDESGRAGLEEERRLAHVGLTRARRSAKIYFASNRRIHGLWNSTVPSRFVDDLPETNVEIVEAPANFSYGGYGGGSRFDRMQPFSGSSYQTPGWQRAQAHRATTDDGVSSARRSGDRRGPMLIEGELVAKSTGGSGFAVGGRVLHTKFGPGTIEAVDGNKLTVAFDKAGRKMVLDSFVEALG, encoded by the coding sequence ATGAATCAGTCCGATCCCAGACCCGACCCGCAGGACAGCCTTGCCCATGAGCCGGCGTCCGGTTCCCTGAGCGCCCGCGCCCGCGCGGCGGTGGCGCCCCAATCGCCCTATCTGAACGGGCTGAACCCGGAGCAGCGCGCCGCCGTCGAGGCCACGGAAGGCCCGGTTCTCGTTCTGGCGGGCGCCGGCACCGGCAAGACCCGCGTGCTCACCACCCGGATCGCGCACCTGATCGCCACCGGCAAGGCCTACCCGTCCCAGATCCTGGCCGTGACCTTCACCAACAAGGCCGCCCGGGAAATGCGCGAGCGCATCACCTCGGTGATCGGTCCGGTCGCCGAGGGCATGCAGTGGCTCGGCACCTTCCACTCGATCGGCACCAAGATCCTGCGTCGCCACGCGGAGCTGGTGGGCCTGCGTTCCGACTTCACGATCCTGGGCACCGACGATCAGCTCCGCCTGATGAAGCAGGTGATCGAGGCGGAAGGGATCGACGAGAAGCGCTGGCCGGCCCGCCAGCTCGCCGCTCATATCGACGGCTGGAAGAACCGGGGCCTCGGGCCCGATCAGGTGCCGGCCGGCGAGGCCGGAGCCTTCGCCAACGGCAAAGGTGGCCGGCTCTACCGGGCCTATCAGGAGCGACTGAAGGTTCTGAACGCCGTCGATTTCGGCGACCTCCTGCTCGAATGCCTCCGCCTGTGGCGCGAGCATCCGGACATCCTGGAGCAGTACCAGAACCGCTTCCGCTACATGCTGGTGGACGAGTACCAGGACACCAACGTCGCCCAGTACCTCTGGCTCAGGCTGCTCGCCCAGGCGCGCAAGAACCTGTGCTGCGTCGGCGACGACGATCAGTCGATCTACGGCTGGCGCGGCGCCGAGGTCGACAACATCCTGCGCTTCGAGCACGACTTTCCCGGCGCCACGGTGATCCGCCTGGAGCGCAACTACCGCTCGACGGGCCACATCCTCTCGGCGGCCTCCGGCCTCATTGCCAAGAACCAGGGCCGCCTCGGCAAGACCCTGCGCACGGAGGACGAGGCCGGCGAGAAGGTGACGATCACCGGCGCCTGGGACTCCGAGGACGAGGCGCGCCTGATCGGCGAGGAGATCGAGGCGCTGCACGCCAAGAAGCACCCGCTCTCCGAGATCGCCATCCTGGTGCGCATCTCGGCCCAGATGCGCGAGATCGAAGACCGGCTGGTGACGCTCGGCGTGCCTTATCGCGTCATCGGCGGCCCGCGCTTCTACGAGCGCGCCGAAATCCGCGATGCGCTGGCCTATCTGCGTGTCGTCAATCAGCCGGCGGACGATCTCGCCTTCGAGCGGATCGTGAACGTACCCAAGCGCGGCCTGGGCGATGCTACCATCCAGGTGCTGCACAACCACGCCCGCGCGGCCCGCGTGCCGCTGGTGGAGGCGGCGCGCTTCATCGTCGAGACGGACGAGCTGAAGCCCAAGCCCCGTGCCACCCTGCGCGACCTTCTGATCTCCTTCGGCCGCTGGTCGAAGCTCTCCGAGACCATGACGCAGTCCGAGGTCGCCCAGACGGTGCTGGAGGAATCCGGCTATACTGACATGTGGCAGAAGGACAAATCGGCCGATGCGGCGGGACGCCTCGAAAACCTCAAGGAGCTCGTGCGCTCCATGGAGGAATTCCCCGACCTGCAGAGCTTCCTCGAGCACGTCTCGCTGGTAATGGAAGCCAACGAAAGCGACACCGCCGAGCGCGTGAGCCTGATGACCCTCCACGCGGCCAAGGGCCTGGAGTTCAACACGGTCTTCCTGCCCGGCTGGGAGGAAGGCCTGTTCCCGAACCAGCGCGCGCTCGACGAGAGCGGCCGCGCCGGTCTCGAGGAGGAGCGCCGCCTCGCCCATGTGGGCCTCACCCGCGCCCGGCGCAGCGCCAAGATCTACTTCGCCTCCAACCGGCGCATCCACGGCCTGTGGAACTCGACCGTTCCGAGCCGCTTCGTCGACGACCTGCCGGAGACCAACGTCGAGATTGTCGAGGCGCCGGCAAACTTCTCGTATGGCGGTTATGGCGGCGGCTCACGCTTCGACCGCATGCAGCCCTTCAGCGGCTCCTCCTACCAGACCCCGGGCTGGCAGCGCGCCCAGGCTCATCGCGCCACGACGGATGATGGCGTCTCTTCCGCGCGCCGCTCCGGCGACCGGAGAGGACCGATGCTGATCGAAGGCGAGCTGGTGGCCAAGTCCACCGGTGGTTCGGGATTTGCCGTGGGTGGACGGGTCCTGCACACGAAGTTCGGCCCTGGCACCATCGAGGCGGTGGACGGCAACAAGCTCACCGTCGCGTTCGACAAGGCCGGACGCAAGATGGTGCTGGACAGCTTCGTCGAAGCCCTGGGCTGA
- a CDS encoding ribbon-helix-helix domain-containing protein — protein sequence MGFGIVKRSVSIAGHRTSISLEQPFWEGLREIAERDRMSIQSLIGRIDADRGDQNLSSAIRVFVLTDLRRRLGTHSSDGVTQP from the coding sequence ATGGGCTTCGGCATCGTCAAACGATCCGTCTCCATTGCCGGCCACCGGACGAGCATCTCCCTCGAGCAGCCCTTCTGGGAAGGGCTGAGGGAGATCGCCGAACGAGACAGAATGTCCATCCAGTCCCTGATCGGGCGCATCGATGCCGACCGGGGCGACCAGAACCTTTCCTCGGCAATCCGGGTCTTCGTCCTGACGGACCTGCGCCGGCGGCTGGGCACGCACTCGTCGGACGGCGTCACTCAGCCCTAG
- the fumC gene encoding class II fumarate hydratase translates to MSPSTRIETDTFGPIDVPADKFWGAQTQRSLQNFRIGTDRMPLPLVHALAIVKQASALVNKDLGKLEPRLADAIAAAAGDVVQGKYDDEFPLVVYQTGSGTQSNMNMNEVLSNLAIERLGGERGSKKPVHPNDHVNMGQSSNDSFPTAMHIAVAREVHDRLIPALKHLHKALNDKAEAFKDIVKIGRTHLQDATPVTLGQEFSGYAAQVQLGIARVEQTLPGIYALAQGGTAVGTGLNAHPEFADRFASKVVELTALPFTSAHNKFEALASNDALVYTHGALASLAAGLFKIANDIRLMGSGPRSGIGEISLPENEPGSSIMPGKVNPTQAEAMTMLCCQVAGNQTTVTFAGSQGHFELNVFKPVIVNAVLQSIRLIADGAVSFTDNCVVGIEPNRERLNELMQRSLMLVTALAPSIGYDKAAAIAKSAHKNGTTLKEEALKAGVAEDHFHAVVRPETMLQPGE, encoded by the coding sequence ATGTCGCCCTCAACCCGCATCGAAACAGATACCTTCGGCCCCATCGACGTTCCCGCCGACAAGTTCTGGGGCGCCCAGACGCAGCGCTCGCTCCAGAACTTCCGCATCGGGACCGACCGGATGCCGCTGCCCCTGGTCCATGCGCTGGCCATCGTGAAGCAGGCGTCCGCCCTCGTGAACAAGGATCTGGGCAAGCTGGAGCCGCGCCTGGCCGATGCCATCGCGGCGGCCGCGGGCGACGTCGTGCAGGGCAAGTACGACGACGAGTTCCCGCTCGTGGTCTATCAGACCGGCTCGGGCACCCAGTCGAACATGAACATGAACGAGGTTCTCTCGAACCTCGCCATCGAGCGCCTCGGCGGCGAGCGCGGCAGCAAGAAGCCGGTTCACCCCAACGACCACGTGAACATGGGCCAGTCGTCAAACGACTCGTTCCCCACGGCCATGCACATCGCGGTCGCCCGCGAGGTCCATGACCGGCTGATCCCTGCCCTCAAGCACCTGCACAAGGCCCTGAACGACAAGGCCGAGGCCTTCAAGGACATCGTCAAGATCGGTCGCACCCACCTGCAGGACGCGACCCCGGTGACGCTCGGCCAGGAATTCTCCGGCTATGCCGCCCAGGTGCAGCTCGGCATCGCGCGTGTCGAGCAGACGCTTCCCGGCATCTACGCCCTCGCGCAGGGCGGCACGGCTGTCGGCACGGGCCTGAACGCCCATCCGGAATTCGCCGACCGCTTCGCCTCGAAGGTGGTGGAACTCACCGCCCTGCCCTTCACATCGGCGCACAACAAGTTCGAGGCGCTCGCGTCCAACGACGCCCTCGTCTACACGCACGGCGCGCTGGCGAGCCTCGCGGCCGGCCTGTTCAAGATCGCCAACGACATCCGTCTCATGGGCTCGGGTCCCCGGTCGGGCATCGGCGAGATCTCGCTGCCCGAGAACGAGCCCGGCTCGTCGATCATGCCCGGCAAGGTCAATCCGACCCAGGCCGAGGCCATGACCATGCTGTGCTGCCAGGTGGCCGGCAACCAGACCACGGTGACCTTCGCCGGCAGCCAGGGCCATTTCGAGCTCAACGTGTTCAAGCCCGTGATCGTCAATGCGGTGCTGCAGTCGATCCGGCTCATCGCGGACGGCGCGGTCAGCTTCACCGACAATTGCGTGGTGGGCATCGAGCCGAACCGGGAGCGCCTCAACGAGCTCATGCAGCGCTCGCTGATGCTCGTGACGGCGCTCGCTCCGTCCATCGGCTACGACAAGGCGGCCGCCATCGCCAAGTCGGCGCACAAGAACGGCACGACCCTGAAGGAAGAGGCTCTCAAGGCCGGCGTCGCGGAAGACCATTTCCACGCCGTCGTGCGCCCCGAGACGATGCTTCAGCCGGGCGAATAG
- a CDS encoding DUF4169 family protein encodes MAEIINLRRARKHKARAEKEVRADQNRIAFGRTKAEKNLTKAERDLAKSRLDAHQRDDPEKA; translated from the coding sequence ATGGCAGAGATCATCAATCTGCGCCGGGCGCGCAAGCACAAGGCGCGGGCCGAGAAAGAGGTCCGCGCCGACCAGAACCGCATCGCGTTCGGCCGCACCAAGGCCGAGAAGAACCTGACCAAGGCCGAGCGGGATCTGGCGAAGAGCCGCCTCGATGCGCATCAGCGCGACGACCCCGAGAAGGCGTGA
- a CDS encoding FAD-binding oxidoreductase, protein MNTFQATARQKATDASVAALSSALSGRFGDRVVTSAAVREQHGHTLTWVKNQPPDIVVYPRTTEEVSEIVKLCAEHEVPIIPYGTGTSLEGHINAPYGGVSIDLSLMKRIIAVHDEDLDCVVEAGVTRKELNEFLRDKGLFFPIDPGADASIGGMVATRASGTNAVRYGTMKDVVLSLTAVLPDGEIVKTGSRAKKSSAGYDLTRLLVGSEGTLGIVTEITLKLHGIPEAISAGICPFPSVKAACDAVIMTIQTGIPVARIELLDEVQVRAVNLHAKLSLPESPLLLLEFHGSEAGVQEQAERFGEIAAEFSGGPFEWATKSEERSRLWQARHDAYWAAKGLRPGAQSVATDVCVPISRLAECVDATKQDILASGLIAPIVGHVGDGNFHVQPLVNADDPAEIEACEAFVDRLVRRAVAMEGTCTGEHGVGQKKMKYLELEHGPAALALMRVLKQAIDPHNIMNPGKIIAL, encoded by the coding sequence ATGAATACCTTCCAAGCGACCGCCCGTCAGAAAGCCACGGACGCCTCCGTGGCCGCTCTGTCATCCGCCCTGTCCGGGCGTTTCGGCGACCGGGTCGTGACCTCGGCCGCCGTGCGCGAGCAGCACGGACATACCCTGACCTGGGTGAAGAACCAGCCGCCGGACATCGTGGTCTACCCGCGCACGACGGAGGAGGTTTCGGAGATCGTCAAACTCTGCGCCGAGCACGAGGTTCCGATCATCCCCTATGGGACCGGCACGTCTCTGGAAGGCCATATCAACGCGCCCTACGGGGGCGTTTCCATCGATCTCAGCCTGATGAAGCGGATCATCGCCGTCCACGACGAGGACCTGGACTGCGTGGTCGAGGCGGGCGTGACCCGCAAGGAGCTGAACGAGTTCCTGCGCGACAAGGGCCTGTTCTTCCCCATCGATCCGGGGGCCGACGCCTCCATCGGCGGCATGGTGGCGACCCGGGCGTCCGGCACCAATGCGGTCCGCTACGGGACCATGAAGGACGTGGTGCTCTCGCTCACCGCCGTGCTTCCCGATGGCGAGATCGTCAAGACGGGAAGCCGCGCCAAGAAGAGCTCGGCGGGCTACGACCTGACCCGCCTCCTTGTCGGCTCGGAGGGGACGCTCGGCATCGTCACCGAGATCACCCTGAAGCTCCACGGCATCCCGGAGGCGATCTCGGCCGGCATCTGCCCGTTCCCGTCCGTGAAGGCGGCCTGCGATGCGGTGATCATGACGATCCAGACCGGCATCCCGGTGGCCAGGATCGAGCTGCTCGACGAGGTCCAGGTGCGGGCGGTCAACCTCCATGCCAAGCTCTCCCTGCCCGAGAGCCCGCTGCTGCTCCTGGAATTCCACGGTTCCGAGGCCGGGGTGCAGGAGCAGGCCGAGCGGTTCGGCGAGATCGCAGCCGAGTTCAGCGGCGGCCCGTTCGAATGGGCCACGAAGTCGGAAGAGCGGTCCCGGCTCTGGCAGGCCCGGCACGACGCCTATTGGGCCGCCAAGGGCCTGCGACCCGGGGCCCAATCGGTCGCGACCGATGTCTGCGTGCCGATCTCGCGCCTCGCCGAATGCGTGGATGCCACCAAGCAGGACATCCTGGCCAGCGGCCTGATCGCCCCCATCGTGGGCCATGTGGGTGACGGCAACTTCCACGTCCAGCCCCTGGTGAACGCCGATGATCCGGCGGAAATCGAGGCCTGCGAGGCTTTCGTGGACCGGCTCGTGCGGCGGGCGGTGGCCATGGAGGGGACCTGCACGGGCGAGCACGGCGTGGGGCAGAAGAAGATGAAGTACCTGGAGCTGGAGCATGGGCCGGCCGCCCTGGCCCTCATGCGCGTCTTGAAACAGGCGATCGATCCTCACAACATCATGAACCCGGGCAAGATCATCGCGCTTTGA